From Erwinia pyri, a single genomic window includes:
- a CDS encoding M55 family metallopeptidase, giving the protein MKIFISADIEGIAGVMRPEQCNPGHAEYQLARGLMEQEVNAAIDGAFAGGATAVVVADSHAQMTNLRAENIDPRARLVQGKPRGLSMVEGLQQQAYDGMMFVGYHSAAGESGVLAHTINGRAFYRVKINGEVMGESDIYAAAGAEQGSPLWLVTGDDELQRWIGSHYPSVDYVCVKRAISQTCAESLSPQAAREAIRQSAENAVKRARKVATTRLQAPYTLELMVAKPVLGDLFCLIPGVQRQDAITVSYTAPTMATIVSLLSAFSYLASTQN; this is encoded by the coding sequence ATGAAAATCTTTATTTCGGCTGATATTGAAGGCATTGCGGGCGTCATGCGTCCTGAACAGTGCAACCCGGGCCATGCGGAATATCAGCTGGCACGCGGTCTGATGGAGCAGGAGGTAAACGCCGCCATCGACGGCGCATTTGCTGGCGGAGCAACAGCAGTGGTGGTGGCAGACAGCCATGCGCAGATGACCAATTTACGGGCGGAGAATATCGACCCGCGGGCGCGTCTGGTGCAGGGAAAGCCGCGCGGGCTGTCGATGGTGGAAGGGCTGCAGCAGCAGGCTTATGACGGCATGATGTTTGTGGGCTATCACAGCGCTGCAGGCGAGTCCGGCGTGCTGGCGCACACCATCAACGGCCGGGCGTTTTACCGGGTGAAGATCAACGGTGAAGTGATGGGCGAAAGTGATATCTACGCCGCCGCTGGCGCAGAACAGGGTTCTCCGCTCTGGCTGGTGACCGGAGATGATGAGTTACAGCGGTGGATTGGCAGCCATTATCCCTCGGTGGACTACGTGTGCGTGAAGCGCGCTATTTCGCAAACCTGTGCCGAATCCCTCAGTCCGCAAGCCGCCCGCGAGGCCATCCGCCAGTCGGCGGAGAATGCGGTGAAGCGCGCACGCAAAGTCGCCACCACACGTCTTCAGGCCCCCTACACGCTGGAGCTGATGGTGGCAAAACCGGTACTGGGCGATCTCTTCTGCCTGATCCCCGGCGTTCAACGGCAGGATGCGATTACGGTAAGCTATACCGCGCCCACTATGGCAACTATCGTCAGCCTGTTAAGCGCCTTTTCTTATCTTGCTTCGACGCAGAACTGA